A region of the Chelmon rostratus isolate fCheRos1 chromosome 1, fCheRos1.pri, whole genome shotgun sequence genome:
CAATGCACTGTATATGCATCTGTGTACTTGTTTCCGTTGAGGCTCCAGGCGTCTCCCAGCAGTGTGTTGTTCAGGTGACTGTCAGTCTAATTGGCCTCGTGAGTGCCCCATAGGCATGAGgaccagctctgcagcagattCATGACATTACAGGTGACATGGTCCACTCACAGTTGTTTGTCTTGGGGTTGCAGTGCTTTGATTAATTCACAAACCAGGAAATGAACTCAGCACTGCTTCCAGGTCAGTTCTTGTTCAAGGGTAAATGCTACATGTGGTCCTCATTAAACTTTTGACACTTCCCTTCACAGTAAAGCAAAGTATAGTACgctgtaaatgcattttaatgtgccACTTGAGACCTATTTTCTAAAGCTTCATGCAGCTTTGGACACATTAATAGCACACAGGACATGCTGAGGGCACCAGCAGGATGGTGCACTCCCACCATCAGGCCGCTGTTTGACAGTaccaaaggggaaaaaacaatgGGCAAATCGCCCATTTCCCCATAAATCTTCATCTGTcatcctccttcttctcctttaaAAAACCCAACCCAAATCAAACTTGCTGTGCAGCATTGCTTCTCTAGATTATCTTTGCTTATATGACATGTTTTTTGGCAAACATCCTGAGCTGCTGTTAAAAGGCTCACAGTTTGGGAATTtctcaaaataaataattgtgAAGTGACTCATCATGATGCCCATCTGGGCTGCTTTCTAAAGGCCCCTCGAgatgctctgtgtttttgtttcatcccATCCTGTCAGCATGGTCCCACACACATCACCTCCACTCTGTATATTCTACAACACATTCACTGAACAACACATTGACCGCGTATacaggaacaaaaaaacagacGTGTGTTAATCTCGTGAAATTACTGTGGATGTGTATTTGTGTCGAATGAGCAGGGAAATATTGCCACAgttattttgcatttatttatctgttcaGGTCACTCAGTCCCCTCCTTTCTGTCCATAACATGATATTCATTTTTGTTCAagtaaatatgaatatgaatgaatgtctTCATGATCCTGTTGTTCCTGCTCCCACTGATACATAGCCTTGACCTGTGGTTAATTTAGATTTGTCGATTCTGTGTTTCCCCTGTCAGAACCATATATTCAACTATACTGACGCTTTTTATGTTCATTATATAATTTACATCATAAGTAAGGCGGTGGTAAGGCTTTTACTGACTGGCTGATAATGTAAAGTTTCATGAGAGAACCTCAGAGGTCAGGTTGGGAACCTGTGAAAAGGAAggacaacaacacagagagcaggCCTGAAACATCTTCTGAGGCTTGAAACTGCAGTCTGAAAACTACCCAACACTTTTACAAAGAGGTGACTGacatcagaaacacagcagcaaaatgaatCAGCTGAGGTCTTTATCTAAGATATTCTTTATCCACACATCAAACCCTCGGCAGGCTCTTTCACATTCCCTTCTCTAACACCAGGACCTCCAGGCTAACACCTACCTGAGGAGGTGGGAATACTGAATGGCAACAAATTCTATTCAAAATACAGGGAAATGTCCACAGAACTGTAAATACTCTTTAATATTAAAGTGCATCTGCAGACTGTTTATCATCATGTATTTTAAGGCTGAAGACAACACTGATGGTGAGGCTAACTAGCATGATAGTGGAGGAAGACATTTACATCAGGACAACGGGGGAGGGGGAAAGGGGGAGGACAAACAGAAGAGAGGATCTGCTCTCAttaatttttcactttcatttataGTAAATTATTTAAGAGCCATGTTGCACTGCGTCTGTGATACAGCATGGGCCCTCGGATTTATAAGACACTTAAACACCAACAAagggacacacgcacacacacgcacacgcacacacacacacacacaccactatgCGTAATCCTTGTAGCTCATCTATACACAATATTCATACATTCAGAGCATTGCTCGTACATACACATGCTGTTGTGCgtacagacacatgcagcttCCCAGGGGAGCTGATTAGGGCAACCTGCACCCCCACTCACCCcgcccccaccccacccacacacgtgcgtacacacacgcacacaccgcTGCCAACTCTTTTTATATTGATCacaccaacatgcacacagacagagcacagACCTTCCTCCTTGCACTTGTTAATAATTTTGTATTCTTTGGTTTTAACCTATTCAGTTTAGGTTCAAGAATAACCCTTGAACTGTGCCCGTcgcaaaaaacaaacagacatagACACGTTTGTGGCTATGTCATTGTGAGGCATCGTCAAAAATAATGTGCACACAATTAGCTTGTGTTCTGATCAGCAACCATGCTCCAGAAAGCAGACTTATACTTCTTTGGGATCTACACCCAAGGGCCATTGCACAAGACGATAACCGTACTTCCTTGCACTAGTTCACTAAACCTAAAGCAAACCTAAAGACTTTTAGAAACCACAAATTTGACCTCTGACTTAAATGATGTGTGCAGTCAAAAATACAGTGCACTATACTGCCCTGTGGTTCAGTAGTATGTATGTAATCTAAACATTTATAGGaatcccaaaatgtcaaacaggtGTTGTTCAATAAGTGAGCTCCCTGAGAGCAGACCTCTGCATTTTTACTTCAAATTCCACATTTCACAAGGTAAAGGTTGGTAAAGGTGCCAACAGTACAGAATCTCTTCTTTGCCTCAGACATAGTGTGAAGCAGAGGAGTCTGCTGCTTGGCCCAGATACATCATACTGTCTGCATACGGCATAGCAACAAGGCATCTGATCAAAGAGTATAGGAAAGAGgaatggaaagagagaaacagaataaggactgcagagacacagactgagGAAACTGgtagaaaacaaagaaaggggAATCGCAGAGGGGAATAGAACAGAGATCAACAGACGTAGCAGAATGTTGTGAagggaagacagaaaaagagaaagatggaggtCACTGGATGATGCAGGATGATACCACAGGAGGCTGGGTTCAGCGGGGAACCAGCAAATCTGGAGAAGAACCAAATCAGGGCTGCGTTCCTTTTTCTTATTTAAATTTAAGAAATTAGCAATATCCTCTTAACATTACTGAAATGAACTTCAAAACCTTTAAGATACAGTCCAATGAGCACACAGCTACATTTCTAACCAGCAGGGTCAGGGTCATGAAGAGCGTCATAAAAAGTGTGTTTGGTGATGGTTACATGAAGGGGATAAAACAATGGTGGGATGTCTAACTTGGGGCAAAAAGTCATGTAATGATACAGGAATTTATCCTCACTCTCAATATCAGAGCCATACCGCTAATCATCTGTTCACATTTCAGCACATGCCAAAATGgagtctctcctcctctccatcatgtttttcgttttttttgtttgttttttttgcaacGTTTGTACCAACAGCTTTATATAGTGCTCAGTGCTGTTAAGAAAACcatgtatgatgatgatgatgaccaacaacagttcattttaatttttcactttttttcaaaTGCTCAAAATTTCTGTAAATGACATGCTGATAtcttcaaatatttattttgcttatatgcaaatatttattgtgcttctataaatgaaataacatttcaaaGTTGGCGGCgggtcatttcattttctctttgctggtgctttttttctgctttttgttttggccCAATAATGCATTGTTTGAGAGTCCACTTCACAGACTAGGCTGCTGTTTGGTTTGCACTGACTTGGATGGACAGGTAATGGTGGTAGTGGCATGAAgctttacagcatttttttgacttttgtcCTCTCGACTGTAACATTTTTCATTCTAAGCATGTGCCTGTTTATGTCACAGCTGaatgctgccctctagtggttcATTCGTGTACATGCACTTGGAAACGCTGCACCAGTTACATCACAGGTGCTAAAGACTTACCTGTGAATTCAGGAGCTGTTCCTCCccacaaaaaaattaaaggaaaaataaaactcagaaaATAATCACTATTATAGCTATGAAGAAACACTGCAAACTGCCAAATAAGGACAAATAACTGCCCACCACTGTGTCCACCCATGACATCGATATACtttcatggaaaataaaatacgactttcatttcattcaggtTACACAGCAGTCATCCACTAGAGCTCTGGGCAACTGCTTGTTTGGAGTGCcagaagtaaagcaacacaccTTCACCCAGACTGACCTCAGTGTTCAGCGTTCTGCATTGTAACATGATTGTATGTTTGTAGTTCGGTTTGCTGAACATTTCTGTATTGAACTGACTGAAACGCTACAGAATTTTGTATTTCTATGAATTCATTGTAGATTAGATCTCCACATTATCTTATCATATTATCTGCTTGCccagaaacatttttaatggcaATTCAGTTACATTTGTGCATGTAATGTAGATAgatatcaaattaaataaaatgaagcaatcAAACACACCAGTTCACAGAGTAGTTTGCAAGTCCAAAGCAATATCCTTTATCAGATGCGAGATAAGAGGCATGGTTCAATATTCCACATAAGAAATAAAAGGCTGCAACACCACATCAGGTTCATGGTGGATCCCCACAGCGtgtatcttgtttttttctattctgAAAAAACGCCTGACCTCATAAATCCACCTGTCAAAGGAGGGCGGGCAGTCGCTCTTCCAGTTCAAAAGAATGAGACGCCTTGCCAAAAGGGCTGAGGGGGCCATGCTGTTGTCAGGGTAAGATCCTCTAATGGTACACCAAAAAGTCCAACGAAAGGGCACAGTTCAAATGTTCAACATGCAATTTCTGAGTGAGCTTCACATAGAGAATGAGGAATGCTGTCAAATATAGCTGTGTAAAGCCAGATATTATTCCCTTGACCTCTGGTTTGATTTCTAGGATTAGATCAAGTTTTTTGGTGGCAGAGAAGGAACTCGAGTAAACTGACTGTGTATAAACTGTCAAAATTGTGTAATGAAAGAAAAGTGCTGGCAGGGCAAACTCAATCTTAATTTAAAAATGGTTTCTTTATACAGCAGTCTAATGTTCAAAACTCCTTATTTGATCCACTGATCAAATGTAAGCTGGGAACAGATGGCCAGCTGCATTTGGAGCATAAGTAGACATGGAGACTAATTTGCAGGGTTTTCTAAAATGAGAGCAAATTCTCAGGGAGTGTAAAACTGCAGGGGTTTGACAGACCTGGGGATGCAAAGGAGCTGATGAACACAAAGGGCCAGAGAGCaaaatgcacatgaatgcaAGAACTAGATTCAGTTTGTAACCAAGCAGCAACATCAAAGGTGGATGTGTCGCGCAaccaatattttatttttgatattttcacCAGCCAGTAATAATTTGAAAGTTTGTTAAAGTCATTCCACCTCGCAGCCTTGGCCTTTGTGAAAATAATTTCCGGACCcagtaaaaaatgaaatgaggcTGTCGAGCTTTTTAAATAAGGCTTTCGAGAGGAAGTATGGAATGTACTGAAATAAACATAAGAACTTTGTAGGAATGTTCATTTTAACTGTATTGATTGGTCCAGCTAGTTATGAGGGTGGACCAGCGAGTAAGATCCTGTCAGGTGTGATCCAGGAGTGGAGTAAAATACGCCTTACAGGTAAAGATAACTTAATTAGAATTCAATTTTTAGTGTctactgtaaaataaaataatctaaGCAAATGTTGGGTGTTAATGGCATTATGAATTTATAAGTGGCATCACTGTAGCATACGTACCTTGTATGAAAAGCTAGGATGCGAGAGGCCCGTGTTTGGACttacaaaataagacaaaaaaatgacagctgTTTCATAACGCCGCCAGTCACGTGCTTACTCTGACTGAACCACTCAACTGGAGGATTCGTCAGGCGCTCGTGGCTCCAGTTAGCGTTGTCCAATCAGAGGCCAGTTTACCTTCCAGGCCCGCCTTTGCGTGGACGCTATTGGTTGAATTTTAATTCGCAGTGGCGTTATGGGCGGACTTTGGGGCTCCGTGGTGAGTTTTCTCCAGCGGTTAcctgagaagcagcagctggaccAGAGGGTAAGAGGAGACGGCCGGGCTGCCTCACTGTGTGACTGACGGGACAGGTATCCATGGGTGAGTGAGCTGTGCCTCTTTAACGGGATTACAGCCCGGTGTAACGTGTGTTTGCTCTTTAAGCGACGTGAGGCGCGTTCAGGAAACAAAGCGTGCTGCTCGTTAGCCAGTTATTTCAGGTAGTTAACGGTAACCAAGCGTCAGTAAAAATACCCGTATGAGAGACAGTGAGTGCTACGAGCCACTTTTCTGAATGTTTATTCAGTATAAAGGCtgaatattttgtttctgttttgttgccgTTACGTAACGGTGCgtccctcttccttttctcatGTCCCCTCTGTCTGTGGGTCGAGCTGCTCTAAACACCTGCTTCACATGGACAAAACAGAGGCCTACAGATAGCTGTAGTATAAATACTGTTCAGCACACAGGACATTACCTTtgctgcaggagtgtgtgtgtttatctgtgtgtgtctttatacTTCAGTTGAATGGACACGGTGCATCAGTGTATCCAGAGCCTGCTGTGCATGCTGTGTTTATCAAGCTGACCTCAAGACAAATTGTTATCTCACATCTCCAAGGACACGCACTTTACCTCCTCCAGTGACCTTATTACCTGTTCATAAAGGTGGAGCTGGTGGCAGTAAGCGGCAGCATGTGTTGACCCATGGTGACACTGTGGTAGTGTATAAAGTACAGCACGCCACCGCATCGCTGATCTGAACCTGATAATGTGATCCTTCGACAGAAATGAACATGGAGGCCACCAGGAGACGTACCCAGCACGGTGTCAATGGGAAAACATCTGAACAGAGGGAGCAGACGGCACAGTGGGGGAGGGCATGGTGAGTTCACATTATATCACAGGTTGCTGAAGGCCATTCTGTCATCTGATGTACTTCCCCAAAAGTTCAATCACGAGTTTATCACGCAGTTAAGCTTGGCCTGGACCGGACAATTCAATCCTCGACTTCGAAACGTCAAAACTCTTGCTAAAAAGGGAACTTCGATGGCAGGGAATAACTTTTTAGAGGCACTTGTTATACAGGTTCATATAACTAAGTCAGCACACTCAGCCCAGTATCATCTAGTTACCATCACTATCAGTCGAGTTTGACATAATTCTGATGACCAGATCAGCAAATTTGTcttaaaaaatgtgatgatcTCCATCTATAATGGAGTCTAAATCTAAATAATCTAAATTTATCCTCCCAACACACAAAATAGCGTtgatacagagagacagacgctGCACGACAGAGCGAGTGGGTGAGCATGAAAACGAAACTAAACAATACATTGTGGTTACATTACTAACTGACAACACTTTGCTCATGTCCTCACACATATTTCACGTATTGCAGAACTCTGACAGGTGGTGTTGAAGGTGGGCTGGTTACCTCATGTCCTTATAACCTGAAGTTTTATTGTTAGGGGCATGACGGGGACTGATGAgtaaaaatacagcacagacTGTATCAAGTTCAGTGTAATTCCCACAAAAACAGCCTTCGGTAGCTTGCAAAGTTAGATTTCTTCCTCTTGGCCCGAGAGCCAGGCGCTCTGAGGCCCTGTATGGGCCCTGTATCAGCCTGCAGACCCTGAGCTGGGTACCAGTCGGACATGCCAGCATAGGGATTCAGTGTTTAATGATTCCTTGGTGTGGGCTCAGTCTTTAAACAGGCATAGCAGACATCAGGAAAAATAGTATGACCAGACTATCAGTACATTTATTACCTCTGCTAAGGATATCatggtttcagttcagtttctttttgtgtcaGTCTACGAAATTACCGAAAAACTATGAGCCAGAATAACATTAAACTTGATGAGAGGCTGTAGCATGGGCCACAGAAATTTTCAATTAAAATTTTGGAGTGGGTCACCAGAGATAcgattttcaatttttttcaaactttacGCTTCAGAACAACAAGCAATAATTTAGACACAGGGCCTACATAATGAATGCACGGCTGAGATGATGAGTCTTCAGCTAGGCACAACCGTATTTTGACATCATTCTACAACAGAGTAGTTTTGAAAATAAATCCAGACACTGGCCTTGGAGCGCACTATGAGTGTGCTTCTTGTTAATCCTGTTTCTTCTGTATAGTGCCTAACAACatcatttaattaaagtttgctgtttttgtttttttttctttttaacttgaCAACATAGTGGTTTAGTGTAGAATTAGCTGCTGTTTACAGTGTTCTTACTCCAGGCCAACATGTATGGTTATGTACAGGAGGTTTaagtcagaggaggagggacatgTAAACTTGTGAAACGCAGATGCTGCTAAAAGTTGAGATGCTCACTGTAATGCTGTGTCTACACAGAGTTGTAGCTTCAGAAAGCACATtagcagagcagcttcagtaCTCCATTTGTGTCTCCACGGGATGCGTTCAGGCACAGTATTGAGTGCAGGTCACCTTTGTTTTAGCAGCGCTCAGAGTCTGACAAACTATCCCTGTAGTTATGCCagtgaaactgagaaaaaatagacttgaagtgaaaaaaagatgagatAATCAATTtaaaagtgcagctgaagcACATTGTGTGTAGATGCGTCTTAACAAAGACCTCTACTGTATAACATAAAGTGACTTTGGACTAGCCTCATCAGCTGTCGAGACTTTTGCTTTAAAGGCAAACACGGTAATGAAACTGTAAATCTTTAGGAGAAATTTATTACATAACATACTTTTTCTTAGTtgttaagatttttttatgtAGTCATCTTGTATTTACATATACAGTTAGTTAGTTACATCATGACATCAGTTAATGATCTCCCCAATCACAACATCAGTCAGCTATCATGTCCTCATACTGTATCTGTATGTATATCTGATTCATCCTCAGGGAAGTGGACTGGTTTTCCCTGATCAGCGTGTTTGGCCTCCTTTGCTTTGCCCCTTTCATTGTCTACTACTTCGTCATGGCCTGTGACCAGTACCAGTGTTCCATCAGCCAGCCTCTGTTTGAGTTGTTCCAAGGAGAGACCACGCTGCTCTCCATTTGGGCCCGGACAGCCTCCATCACCTGGTCAGCTGTCAAGATATACGCCATCTGGGTGGCCTTCCAGGTGAGAAAGAGGAAGTATAAGAGTACAGCGGAAGAGTCTGGGGGGGATATAGCTCGCAGAAAACTGTCCGTTGTCTTCAGCTCTCGGCAAATGTAATCAAATGACAGGTTGTGTTGTCCCTTAGGCGTTCCTGTATATGTGTGTTCCTGACGTCGTTCATAAGTTTATCCCTGGCTATGTCGGTGGAGTGCAGGACGGAGCACGAACTCCTGCTGGTAATGTAACACTCATGATCCATGCTCATCAGTCCAcaagatttgttttttgaaatggTCCCATATTACACCTGATCTGACTCAATGCCTTGGAGAGAGTGATGGAATTTGATCACTATTTCAAACATTCATTATCAAACTAGCCTCTTAAAATCCAACCTCCTGTGTTGTCTCCCCATTCACTACTGTAGGCCTGATAAACAAGTATGAGATCAATGGGCTGCAGTGTTGGCTTATCACTCATGCTCTGTGGTTTGCCAATGCCCACTATTTCCACTGGTTTTCTCCCACCATCATCTTTGACAACTGGATCCCCCTGATGTGGTGTGCTAACTTACTGGGCTACGCTGTGTCCACCTTCGCTTTCATAAAGGCCTACCTTTTCCCCACAAACGCTGAAGACTGGTGAGTACTGATAAACACGTGGCAGGACAACAAGTTGTTGGAGCAGATTTTAGAAAGGTTTTCTATATCTGCACAGCATAATATCTAGTTATGTACGAAGTTGTAGTACACAACTGTAACTCAGCTTGTTTTCTTCCACCCTTTTTTGGTGATTTCCAGCAAGTTCACAGGGAACATCTTCTACAACTACATGATGGGCATCGAGTTCAACCCACGCATTGGCAAGTGGTTTGACTTCAAGCTTTTCTTCAATGGCCGGCCCGGCATCGTAGCCTGGACTCTTATCAACCTGTCCTACATGGCCAAGCAGCAGGAACTGTACGGACATGTCACCAACTCCATGATCCTTGTCAATGTGCTGCAGGTAAGGTGGAATAAGGATGGATTTTTAATGGGTGGAACAATATCTGTGTGCTGATCCTGTGGAAGCAGAAGTGCTGCAAAATGGAAACATACCAAGAGATATTAGAAAATGCCAGTGACTGTATGTGATGCTCAACTTTCTCTTGACTTCTCATTTTGGCTTTGATTCTTTGACCTTAACCATCCCGAGAAAGCTGGTAATAACGTCATGTTTACATATATGCTGCATAACTGTAGATACTCTTGAGCATCTTTCACCTAAATAGGCTTAGATGTGCAAAGAGCTTTCTCAACTCAATTAATCTTTAACAATGAAGATTAGCACcgtattaaaaaaacaatttcccAATGAAGATTTTTATGTGAATGATCAATTGGTGATTCTTAAAAACGTGAGATCAAGCTTTGCATTTCGCCTTTTTTCAATAAACATGTACATCTGAGCTAAATATGTatcttttaaaatatgtatAATGATCGCGAGTGGTGCAGCTCTTTTATCAATCCTGCTCAACTGTTTTGCACAAGTGgaccaaaaaaaatgttttatttgttagtTGATTCATTAGAAAATAATCCTTGCTCAACAGTTTTATAAGGAAAAACAGTGTTGCTCACATGTTGAATGTAGAAGAAATTTCAGTTCATGGGATAAACTCTGAGAAGCCCTTGATGTAACTGAACCATCAAGAAGAAGAGAACTGAATctaatcaaaacaaaatgattgtGGACTTTAACGTATTGAACTGAATCAAACCAGGCGATCAGTTAAAGATAAATGTTCATCTTTCTTCAATTTATTAAGAACACTGCTCCATGATTGACAGTAATATCTGGAAGACTGTGTCGTGTGTTTTCTTGTAGGCCATTTATGTGTTGGATTTCTTCTGGAATGAGGCATGGTACCTGAAGACCATAGACATCTGCCATGACCACTTTGGATGGTATCTGGGCTGGGGTGACTGTGTCTGGCTGCCCTACCTCTACACACTGCAGGTAACATaatgcatgctaacacacacacacacacacacacacacacaaagtacttCTGTCATTGTGAAGACACTCATTGGCATAATACATTCCTAAATCCAAGTCTTAACCCTCAAAAAGCAGTCCAGACCAGACAGGAGGTCCCCATGGGTTGATATGCAGTCAGTTTAAAGGCCCCACTGGGATACAAAACcaagtgcaaacacaaacacagagtaaTAATTGTGCTGTAAATATTAAATGATATCTTGAGTGGTCCTTGGGGGCATCATGATTAAATACCTCTCACATCAGGACAAACAGTTTGTATAGCTGTGAGGATTTTAAAAAGTAGAGTAATATCACAATGCAGAACTGCTGCTAAAAACTGTCTGTATTGAAGTTAAATCCTCTGTGTCACCCTTTATCAAATACTTCCACATCCACATAATCATTATTGTCTTTACAATGGAAGCATCTGAATGAAATTAAACCAAAGAAAAAGGAAtagaatatgtgtgtgtctgtatgccACACTCTAGCACAGACGTTcaaataataaattcatttaagCGACAGAATGTAAATAAACGTGCTTTTGCTCTCCAGGGTCTCTACCTGGTGTACCACCCAGTCCAGCTCATAAATGCCCACGccctggctgtgctgctgctcggTCTCATTGGGTATTACATCTTCCGCTCCACCAACCACCAGAAGGATCTGTTCCGGCGCACCGAGGGCTCCTGCTCCATCTGGGGCCGGAAGCCATCATACATTGAGTGTTCGTACCGGTCCGCTGATGGCGGCATCCATCGCAGCAAGCTCCTGACCTCAGGTTTCTGGGGAGTGGCCCGGCACTTTAACTACACTGGCGACCTGATGGGGTCACTGGCCTACTGCGCCGCCTGTGGCTTCGGCCACATTCTCCCTTACTTCTACATTGTGTACATGACGATCCTGCTGGTGCACCGCTGTGTGCGCGATGAGCACCGCTGCAGCAGCAAGTATGGCAAGGACT
Encoded here:
- the dhcr7 gene encoding 7-dehydrocholesterol reductase, producing MEMNMEATRRRTQHGVNGKTSEQREQTAQWGRAWEVDWFSLISVFGLLCFAPFIVYYFVMACDQYQCSISQPLFELFQGETTLLSIWARTASITWSAVKIYAIWVAFQAFLYMCVPDVVHKFIPGYVGGVQDGARTPAGLINKYEINGLQCWLITHALWFANAHYFHWFSPTIIFDNWIPLMWCANLLGYAVSTFAFIKAYLFPTNAEDCKFTGNIFYNYMMGIEFNPRIGKWFDFKLFFNGRPGIVAWTLINLSYMAKQQELYGHVTNSMILVNVLQAIYVLDFFWNEAWYLKTIDICHDHFGWYLGWGDCVWLPYLYTLQGLYLVYHPVQLINAHALAVLLLGLIGYYIFRSTNHQKDLFRRTEGSCSIWGRKPSYIECSYRSADGGIHRSKLLTSGFWGVARHFNYTGDLMGSLAYCAACGFGHILPYFYIVYMTILLVHRCVRDEHRCSSKYGKDWKRYTDAVPYRLIPGLF